GACCGTGCGCGAGCAGTACGACACCGAGTCCGACGAAACGTTCGAGGAGATCTCCGAGGACGTCTGGAAGCACGCCAGGACCGAGACGGGCGGCGAAGGTTGACCGTCCGGGCCGGGGCCGACTCGTCGGTCCCGGGGAAGCGGCGCGCGGGACGTCCCGACGACGAAGAGGGCCTGACGCGATGACGATCCGTTCGAGTGTGCGCGATGAGAGGGCCGTCGTCTCGATGGCTGGGACCATCGAGGGGATGGACTTTTGTCGGCTGCACGAGCATCTCGTCGGCCTCCTGACGCGACGTCGCAGGAGGATCGTTCTCGACATGAGCGGGGTGGAGCACGTCAGCTACCGGCATGCGGGGATGCTGGCGAGGGAGTTCGACCTCGTTCGGTCGCACAACGGTGAACTCAGTCTGGCCGGCGTGTCCGGCTACGTCAGGAACATTCTGCTCCTGGCGGGCCTCGGCGGCCATCTGAGAACAGTCGATCCCGACACGGTACTGCGTCCAGGATACGCTGTCGCTTCAACGCCGCGAGCGAACTAGCGCTGACGCAGCCGCCGCGAGGGATCCCCTGCGCCGAATAACGCACAACTGAAACAACGGAATCTCATGGGGCCTGTCCATCATCCGGTGATGGCGGCCAGGGTGGTCGAGTTCCTGGTGACTCGCACCGATGGCTTCTACGTCGACTGCACGGTCGGCGGGGGAGGCCACGCGCGCCAGGTTCTTCTGAACGCGCCCTCCGGTCGCCTGCTGGGGATCGACCTGGACGAGGAGACGCTGGTGACCGCCCAGGCCGCGCTCGACACCTTCGGCTCACGCGTCACGCTCCGGCAGGGCAACTTCGGATCCCTGAAGGAGATCGTCGCTGAGGAAGGGATCGGTCAAGTCGACGGGGTCCTCTTCGACCTCGGGTACTCCTCGCTCCAGCTTGACGCCCCCGAAAGGGGGCTGTCGTTTTCCAGCGACGGTCCTCTCGACATGCGCTTCGACCGCGCCGTCGGTGCGTCGGCCCTCGATGTCATCAGCCGCTCGTCCGAGCGCGACCTCGCGGCCATCATCAAGCGGTTCGGCGAGGAGCGACGGGCGCACCCGATCGCCAGGTCCATCCTGCAGGCGAAGCACGACGGGCTGCTCGAGACGACCTCCGATCTGAAACGGGCCGTCCTCAAGACGAAGCCCGGTCGGAAGACGAAGACGCTGGCGCGCGTGTTCCAGGCGCTCCGGATCGCCGTCAACGATGAGCTCGACAACCTCCGACGGGGACTCGAGGGCGCGGTCGATGTCCTGAGACCGGGAGGGCGCATCGTCGTCCTCTCGTACCACTCGCTCGAGGACCGGATCGTCAAGCGCTTCTTCGTAGGCTCCGAGCGGCCGTGCACCTGTCCGAAGGACCTGCCGCACTGCGTCTGCGGCAGGAAGCCGACGCTCAGGATCCTGACGAAGCGTGTCGAGAGGCCCGAGGACGCCGAGGTCCACGGAAACCCGAGGGCCCGCTCGGCGAAGCTCCGGGCGGCGGAGAGACTGGCCGAGGGCGAGCAGCCGTAGGAGCGGCGTCCAGCCGCACCGTTCCGGCAGGGGAGAAGACGTGAAGCGCCGCGGGATCATCGGACGACTGACGAACAGGATGGGCGCGTCGATCCACACGCGCGGGCTCATCCTCTGGAGCGCGGCGCTCGCGACCGGCATCGTCTGCGTCTGGCAGCACGTGTCGGCGGCCAGGACGGCGTCGGAGATCGACGACCTCAAGGCGCGGCGCGAGGAGCTCCGTGCCGAGATCGGCTTTCTGGAGATGCGGTGCTCCGAGCTCTCGAGCAGGGCGCGGATCGAGGAGTACGCCGCGGAGCACCTGGGCATGAGGTACCCGAGAGAGAACGAGGTCGTGGTGATCGGCTCGGGCGGCACGTCGCTTGAGGCCCGCACGATCGACCTCGTGGAGGGAGAGCGCGTTGAGTCGACGGACGGATAGGCGGCCCACCACGGAGGGCGCACACATCCGACGTCTGCACGCGGCCTTCGTCGTGGGCGTGCTCGTCTGGGCGCTCATCGTCGTGAGGCTGTTCACCATCCAGGTCGTCCACGGCAAGGCGCTGGCCGGCCGGGCCGAGCGCCAGCACGTGGTGCGCGTGAAGCTCTCTCCCGAGCGAGGCACGATCTACGACAGAAACCTGACGCCGCTGACGGGCAACCTGCGGGTCGAGTCGGTCTACGCG
Above is a genomic segment from Candidatus Effluviviaceae Genus V sp. containing:
- a CDS encoding STAS domain-containing protein; translated protein: MTIRSSVRDERAVVSMAGTIEGMDFCRLHEHLVGLLTRRRRRIVLDMSGVEHVSYRHAGMLAREFDLVRSHNGELSLAGVSGYVRNILLLAGLGGHLRTVDPDTVLRPGYAVASTPRAN
- the rsmH gene encoding 16S rRNA (cytosine(1402)-N(4))-methyltransferase RsmH; this encodes MGPVHHPVMAARVVEFLVTRTDGFYVDCTVGGGGHARQVLLNAPSGRLLGIDLDEETLVTAQAALDTFGSRVTLRQGNFGSLKEIVAEEGIGQVDGVLFDLGYSSLQLDAPERGLSFSSDGPLDMRFDRAVGASALDVISRSSERDLAAIIKRFGEERRAHPIARSILQAKHDGLLETTSDLKRAVLKTKPGRKTKTLARVFQALRIAVNDELDNLRRGLEGAVDVLRPGGRIVVLSYHSLEDRIVKRFFVGSERPCTCPKDLPHCVCGRKPTLRILTKRVERPEDAEVHGNPRARSAKLRAAERLAEGEQP
- the ftsL gene encoding cell division protein FtsL; the encoded protein is MKRRGIIGRLTNRMGASIHTRGLILWSAALATGIVCVWQHVSAARTASEIDDLKARREELRAEIGFLEMRCSELSSRARIEEYAAEHLGMRYPRENEVVVIGSGGTSLEARTIDLVEGERVESTDG